The DNA sequence CGTATCGCCGGTGCGCAGGGTGGCGTACGCGTCGATGACACCCGCGTTCGGATAGACGCCGAGGCCGAGGATCAGGAGCGCTCGGCCCTCGTGGTCGAAGAGGTGGAAGATGCACCGGTCATAGGCGTTGCGGTCGCCGGTGGCCACGTGCTTCATGGACAGCGGCACTTGGTGGACGGGGTACTCGTCGAGGGGCACGGGGCGGTCGTCCGGCACGGGGTGCCTCCCTGGGGACAGGGTGGTCGGGAGGGCCGGGTGGCGCGCGCCCGGACCGGAATTGACGGTACGTCAGATGCCGCACGGGAGCCATACACGTGTCAGCACCTGGCGCGTACGGCTCGGATGGCGGGCGCGCGAGGCACCGACGGCGCGTGCGTCCGCGACGGCGTGCCGCCGCGTACGGCGGCGCTGGTGCGGTGCGACGCGTGCGCCGCGCGGCGGCGAACCCTGAACGCACTCTCGATTCGACCCGATGGTGACCTGGCCACCGCGGTGCGCGTTGGCCGGACATGACCCCCACACACGCTCCGGCAGGCCAGCACCGCCGTACGCTCGCGCCACAGTCCACCACCGCAGAATCGGTTCCTCGCCGGTCCCCCTACGCACAGCAGCAGTCGTACTCCCCACAGGCCCCTTACGCCCCGCAGACCTCGTACGCACCATCCGGCTACTCCCCGCAGCACCAGCCGCCGCCTCCGCAGCCCGCGCCGCCCCAGGATCCGCCCATCTACCGCGCGCTGGTGCGCCTCTGGTCCGACCGCGGCCGGACGCTGCCGGGGCGCCACGACCCCGAGTGGGTGCGCCTCGCGGCCCCGCCCGCGCCGAGCGGCCAGTTCACGGGCCACTTCGGGGCGCCCCAGGACATGTCCTTCGACTCCCCCTACGACCTGGCTCCCGGCGCGCGGTACGAGACGGGCCGGGGCGCCCCGTACGGCACGCGCGGCGCCGGGGACGACACCCTGCCCGTCGGCGGTCACGACGGCTACGGCCGGGCCCGGCACCCGCAGGTCCCGCCGGTCCCCCCGGATCCCGGCCCGGAGCCGGGTGCGGAGCGGGACGCCCGCCCGGCGGCGCCGGACCCCCGCCTGCTGATCAGCCCCGCCCCGCAGAGCTCCTTCGGCCTGCGGCCCGGGTCAGCGTGAGTCGGGGCCCGCGAGGTGGCGGGCGATGACCATCCGCTGGATCTGGTTGGTGCCCTCGACGATCTGGAGCACCTTGGCCTCGCGCATATAGCGCTCGACCGGGAAGTCGGCGGTGTAGCCGTAGCCGCCCAGGACCTGCACGGCGTCCGTGGTGACCTTCATCGCGGCGTCGGTGCACAGGAGTTTGGCCATCGCCGCCTGCTTGGAGAACGGCTTGCCCGCGTCCCGCAGCCGGGCCGCCGCCAGATACAGCGCCCGCCCCGCCTCGATCTGGGTCGCCATGTCGGCGAGCATGAAGCGCAGGCCCTGGAAGTCGGCGATGGGCCGCCCGAACTGCCGGCGCTCGGTCGCGTACGTCAGCGCCTCGTCGAGCGCCGCCTGGGCCACGCCGATCGCGCACGCCGCGATCCCGAGCCGCCCCGAGTCGAGCGCGGACAGGGCGATCGCGAAGCCCTGGCCCTCGTCGCCGAGGCGGCGGGCGTCCGGCACCCGGACCCCGTCGAAGTGGAGCTGCGCCGTGGGCGAGCCGTTCATGCCCATCTTCTTCTCCGGAGCGGCGGCCGAGAGCCCCTCCGCGTCGCCCGGCACCAGGAAGGCCGTGACGCCCTTGGCGCCCTCGCCGCCGGTGCGGGCGAGCACCGTGTAGAAGTCGGCGATGCCGCCGTGCGTGATCCAGGCCTTCGTCCC is a window from the Streptomyces spectabilis genome containing:
- a CDS encoding acyl-CoA dehydrogenase family protein, which encodes MADGAVQPVERQLPTEEARDLLALVRDLVQREIAPHAADEEAAGRFPRELFALLSESGLLGLPYDSAFGGGDQPYEVYLQVLEELAAARLTVGLGVSVHSLSCHALAGYGTKEQRAEHLPRMLGGKLLGAYCLSEPSSGSDAASLRTKAVREGDDWVLTGTKAWITHGGIADFYTVLARTGGEGAKGVTAFLVPGDAEGLSAAAPEKKMGMNGSPTAQLHFDGVRVPDARRLGDEGQGFAIALSALDSGRLGIAACAIGVAQAALDEALTYATERRQFGRPIADFQGLRFMLADMATQIEAGRALYLAAARLRDAGKPFSKQAAMAKLLCTDAAMKVTTDAVQVLGGYGYTADFPVERYMREAKVLQIVEGTNQIQRMVIARHLAGPDSR